The Kitasatospora setae KM-6054 genome contains a region encoding:
- a CDS encoding endonuclease/exonuclease/phosphatase family protein, with amino-acid sequence MPSPTPARRSRRTLLRVTATAAVAASLLAVPLPGASAAPSAGAVIAEVYGGGGNSGATLKNDFIELGNPSGAAFGLSGYSVQYLPGSPSASSQWGVTALSGSVAPGGRYLVAEAPGAGGTTDLPAADASGTLALSATSGTVALVNGTTALTCKTAADCAADPRIVDLVGFGTAVVREGSPVTGASNTASVARAAALADTDDNAKDLAAGDPTPTNTRGESAGGGTTTPPTTPPVPGDLRIHDIQGTTRVSPKNGQTVTNVPGVVTGVRAYGTKGFWIQDPNPDADPATSEGVFVYTSAAPTVKVGDSVLVTGKVSEYYPNSAGGSQSVTELTGPKTTVLSSGNPVPAPVVLDAANIPAAYAPDAAGGSIDALPLDPATYALDRYESLEGMNVQVADVPVVQATDKYNELWVDAVATDPRTARGGVVYLGYDQPNNGRIMVQSLPPLTQVPFPVANVGDRLTGATAGPLDYNQFGGYTIAANTLGAVQDNGLTPEVAEPGKKNELTIGTYNVENLDPGDGPEKFARLAQGVVTNLASPDIVALEEIQDDNGAVNDGTVGAATTVRTFVDAIKAAGGPAYDWRSIDPEDGKDGGEPGGNIRQVFLFDPARVSFTDIPGGTATTAVDVTGKNHKTSLTASPGRIDPGNEAWTSSRKPLVGQFEFKGKPVFVIANHFNSKGGDQGIDSRFQAPTRSSEVQRVKQATVEQAFVAKLLAADPKARIVSLGDFNDYQFSPALQTLTKDGVLRDLVNELPAEERYSYVYQGNSQVLDHILVSPALKPEKTHYDVVHINSEFAAQASDHDPQVVRIKP; translated from the coding sequence GTGCCCAGCCCCACTCCCGCCCGCCGCTCCCGCCGCACCCTGCTGCGCGTCACCGCGACGGCCGCGGTCGCCGCGTCCCTGCTGGCCGTCCCGCTGCCGGGCGCGTCCGCCGCGCCGTCCGCCGGCGCGGTGATCGCCGAGGTGTACGGCGGTGGCGGCAACTCCGGCGCGACGCTGAAGAACGACTTCATCGAGCTGGGCAACCCGTCCGGCGCGGCCTTCGGCCTGTCCGGCTACAGCGTGCAGTACCTGCCGGGCAGCCCGAGCGCCTCCAGCCAGTGGGGCGTCACCGCGCTCAGCGGGTCGGTCGCCCCGGGCGGGCGCTACCTGGTCGCCGAGGCCCCGGGCGCGGGCGGCACCACCGACCTGCCGGCCGCCGACGCGAGCGGCACCCTGGCGCTGTCGGCGACCAGCGGCACCGTCGCGCTGGTCAACGGCACCACCGCGCTGACCTGCAAGACCGCCGCGGACTGCGCCGCCGACCCGCGGATCGTCGACCTGGTCGGCTTCGGCACCGCCGTGGTGCGCGAGGGCAGCCCGGTCACCGGCGCGTCCAACACCGCCTCGGTGGCCCGCGCCGCCGCGCTCGCCGACACCGACGACAACGCCAAGGACCTCGCGGCCGGCGACCCGACGCCGACCAACACCAGGGGCGAGAGCGCGGGCGGCGGCACCACCACCCCGCCGACCACCCCGCCGGTCCCCGGCGACCTGCGGATCCACGACATCCAGGGCACCACCCGGGTGTCGCCGAAGAACGGCCAGACCGTCACCAACGTGCCCGGCGTGGTCACCGGCGTCCGCGCGTACGGCACCAAGGGCTTCTGGATCCAGGACCCGAACCCGGACGCCGACCCGGCCACCAGCGAGGGCGTGTTCGTCTACACCTCCGCCGCCCCGACCGTGAAGGTCGGCGACTCGGTGCTGGTCACCGGCAAGGTCAGCGAGTACTACCCGAACAGCGCGGGCGGCTCGCAGTCGGTCACCGAGCTGACCGGCCCGAAGACCACCGTGCTGTCCTCCGGCAACCCGGTGCCCGCGCCGGTCGTGCTGGACGCCGCGAACATCCCGGCGGCGTACGCCCCGGACGCCGCCGGCGGCTCGATCGACGCGCTGCCGCTCGACCCGGCGACGTACGCCCTCGACCGCTACGAGTCGCTGGAGGGCATGAACGTCCAGGTCGCCGACGTGCCGGTGGTGCAGGCCACCGACAAGTACAACGAGCTGTGGGTGGACGCGGTCGCCACCGACCCGCGCACCGCCCGCGGCGGCGTGGTCTACCTCGGCTACGACCAGCCGAACAACGGCCGGATCATGGTCCAGTCGCTGCCGCCGCTCACCCAGGTGCCGTTCCCGGTCGCCAACGTCGGCGACCGGCTGACCGGCGCCACCGCCGGCCCGCTCGACTACAACCAGTTCGGCGGCTACACCATCGCCGCGAACACCCTCGGCGCGGTCCAGGACAACGGGCTCACGCCCGAGGTCGCCGAGCCGGGCAAGAAGAACGAACTGACCATCGGCACCTACAACGTCGAGAACCTCGACCCCGGCGACGGCCCGGAGAAGTTCGCCCGGCTCGCCCAGGGCGTCGTCACCAACCTCGCCTCGCCCGACATCGTCGCCCTGGAGGAGATCCAGGACGACAACGGCGCGGTCAACGACGGCACCGTGGGCGCCGCCACCACCGTCCGGACCTTCGTCGACGCGATCAAGGCGGCCGGCGGCCCCGCGTACGACTGGCGCTCCATCGACCCGGAGGACGGCAAGGACGGCGGCGAACCCGGCGGCAACATCCGCCAGGTGTTCCTGTTCGACCCGGCCCGGGTGTCCTTCACCGACATCCCCGGCGGCACCGCCACCACCGCCGTCGACGTCACCGGCAAGAACCACAAGACCAGCCTCACCGCCTCGCCCGGCCGGATCGACCCCGGCAACGAGGCCTGGACCTCCAGCCGCAAGCCGCTGGTCGGCCAGTTCGAGTTCAAGGGCAAGCCGGTCTTCGTGATCGCCAACCACTTCAACAGCAAGGGCGGCGACCAGGGCATCGACAGCCGCTTCCAGGCCCCCACCCGCTCCTCCGAGGTGCAGCGGGTCAAGCAGGCCACCGTCGAGCAGGCGTTCGTCGCCAAGCTGCTGGCGGCCGACCCGAAGGCCCGGATCGTCTCGCTCGGCGACTTCAACGACTACCAGTTCTCGCCCGCGCTGCAGACCCTGACCAAGGACGGCGTGCTCCGCGACCTGGTGAACGAACTCCCCGCCGAGGAGCGCTACTCGTACGTCTACCAGGGCAACTCGCAGGTCCTCGACCACATCCTGGTCAGCCCCGCGCTGAAGCCCGAGAAGACCCACTACGACGTGGTGCACATCAACAGCGAGTTCGCCGCCCAGGCCTCCGACCACGACCCGCAGGTGGTCCGGATCAAGCCCTGA
- the nicT gene encoding Nickel transporter NicT — translation MAAPSRLRDRLTREEWLRLAGMGGFVLLLHVVGWVTLLAVIAPQHYDVGGQVFGAGMGLTAYTLGMRHAFDADHIAAIDNTTRKLMGQGKRPLSVGFWFSLGHSSIVFGLCALLAFGIRSLAGQVEADDSALHNATGLIGVSVSGTFLVLIGLINLGAFNGILKVFRRMRQGDFDEAELERQLDKRGFLNRILGRVTRAVTKPWHMYPVGLLFGLGFDTATEVSLLVLAGGAAAFSLPWYALLVLPILFAAGMSLLDTIDGSFMNFAYEWAFSKPVRKIYYNLTVTGLSVIVALVIGVIELVGLLAEKLDITSGPIGWIGSLDLNLVGYVIVGLFVVTWAGALAFWKFGRVEQKWGASLREQA, via the coding sequence ATGGCAGCGCCCAGCCGTCTGCGCGACCGGCTCACCCGGGAGGAGTGGCTCCGGCTCGCCGGGATGGGCGGGTTCGTCCTGCTCCTGCACGTGGTGGGCTGGGTGACCCTGCTCGCGGTGATCGCGCCGCAGCACTACGACGTCGGCGGGCAGGTGTTCGGGGCCGGGATGGGCCTGACCGCCTACACGCTCGGCATGCGGCACGCCTTCGACGCGGACCACATCGCGGCGATCGACAACACCACCCGCAAGCTGATGGGGCAGGGCAAGCGCCCGCTCTCGGTGGGCTTCTGGTTCTCGCTCGGCCACTCGTCGATCGTCTTCGGCCTGTGCGCGCTGCTGGCGTTCGGCATCCGCTCGCTGGCCGGCCAGGTCGAGGCCGACGACTCGGCGCTGCACAACGCCACCGGCCTGATCGGGGTCAGCGTCTCCGGCACCTTCCTGGTGCTGATCGGCCTGATCAACCTGGGCGCGTTCAACGGCATCCTCAAGGTGTTCCGGCGGATGCGCCAGGGCGACTTCGACGAGGCCGAGCTGGAACGGCAGTTGGACAAGCGCGGCTTCCTGAACCGGATCCTCGGCCGGGTCACCCGGGCGGTCACCAAGCCGTGGCACATGTACCCGGTGGGCCTGCTGTTCGGCCTCGGCTTCGACACCGCGACGGAGGTCTCGCTGCTGGTGCTGGCGGGCGGCGCGGCCGCCTTCTCGCTGCCCTGGTACGCGCTGCTGGTGCTGCCGATCCTGTTCGCGGCCGGCATGAGCCTGCTGGACACCATCGACGGCTCGTTCATGAACTTCGCCTACGAGTGGGCGTTCTCCAAGCCGGTCCGGAAGATCTACTACAACCTGACGGTGACCGGCCTGTCGGTGATCGTGGCGCTGGTGATCGGCGTGATCGAGCTGGTCGGCCTGCTCGCCGAGAAGCTGGACATCACCAGCGGCCCGATCGGCTGGATCGGCTCGCTGGACCTCAACCTGGTGGGCTACGTGATCGTCGGCCTGTTCGTGGTGACCTGGGCCGGGGCGCTGGCGTTCTGGAAGTTCGGCCGGGTCGAGCAGAAGTGGGGCGCGAGCCTGCGCGAGCAGGCGTAG
- a CDS encoding LysR family transcriptional regulator: MDSRHLRALVAVVDHGGISAAAQALGYAQSSVSAQLGRLEAELGVSLLVRAGTGAVPTEAGARVLPHARAALALEDQLRRAALGDRPRLRVGAQESLAHAWVPDLLAAAAYAGTGPGADVELTVADRATLERRYAAGELDLVLQYDNGARGLGPHTVVGHDRTVLVAGPGHPLAGRERVTPEQLLPYEFLVAERGCTAEMLVDRLGRDLLAGARLTTLQGSLSALLRLAGHGHGLSLLPEPAVARELEDGELVELRLTEPLRPVAILARRRPRPGPGVEAAVRSLLAVVGRVGPAARR; encoded by the coding sequence GTGGACTCCCGTCATCTGCGCGCCCTCGTCGCGGTCGTCGACCACGGCGGCATCTCCGCCGCCGCCCAGGCCCTCGGCTACGCCCAGTCCAGTGTCAGTGCCCAGCTCGGGCGGCTGGAGGCCGAGTTGGGCGTCAGCCTGCTGGTCCGGGCCGGCACCGGCGCGGTGCCCACCGAGGCCGGCGCCCGGGTGCTGCCGCACGCCCGGGCCGCCCTCGCGCTGGAGGACCAGCTGCGCCGGGCCGCCCTCGGCGACCGCCCCCGGCTCCGGGTCGGCGCCCAGGAGTCGCTCGCCCACGCCTGGGTGCCCGACCTGCTGGCCGCCGCCGCGTACGCGGGCACCGGCCCCGGGGCGGACGTCGAACTCACCGTGGCCGACCGGGCGACCCTCGAAAGGCGTTACGCCGCCGGGGAGTTGGACCTCGTCCTGCAGTACGACAACGGGGCCCGCGGCCTCGGCCCGCACACCGTCGTCGGCCATGACCGGACGGTCCTGGTGGCCGGCCCCGGGCACCCGCTGGCCGGGCGGGAGCGGGTCACGCCCGAGCAGCTCCTCCCGTACGAGTTCCTGGTCGCCGAGCGCGGCTGCACCGCCGAGATGCTCGTCGACCGGCTCGGCCGCGACCTGCTGGCCGGGGCCCGGCTGACCACGTTGCAGGGTTCGCTGTCCGCGCTGCTGCGGCTGGCCGGGCACGGTCACGGCCTCTCCCTGCTGCCCGAGCCGGCCGTCGCCCGGGAGTTGGAGGACGGCGAGCTCGTCGAGCTGCGGCTCACCGAGCCGCTCCGCCCGGTCGCGATCCTGGCCCGGCGGCGGCCGCGGCCCGGGCCCGGGGTGGAGGCCGCGGTGCGGTCCCTGCTGGCGGTGGTGGGCCGGGTGGGGCCGGCGGCCCGGCGGTGA
- a CDS encoding MFS transporter: MTTAPPLLSPSPSPSPSPSPSPSPSPSAPGSPASRVRAGLTFAGIAAGNLLVLLDTSVLNVAVPDVQSSLRPAAAALPWAVDAYTVVFAGLLLAGGVVADRWGARRVYGWALGLFAVLSAVCAAAPGIGWLIGGRALLGAAGAGLVPASLALLIHLNPDPGRRTRAIGAWTALSGLGAAAGPVLGGALVELGGWRLAFLVNPPIALAALLLARRLPAPPVRAVRALDRPGLALCTAGLGLLTFGLVEAGAAGSGGWGGPAALVPVGAALLCFAALAAVERRAVAPVLPPALLALPRVRVAMVAAAVSCFGYFGGLYLFAVRLQHGYGLSPLEAGLASLPIAFPVCVMPFFTGRLVARYGPRPVLLAGMSAGVLAGLLLTLCGGPHPPVPLLVAAELALAATGTLSIPGAAAAMAVAAPPEYAATGQGALNGVRQAGSALGVAVLGALATLPAAGWVLAGVALPAVLLVSGRGRPRRGGGPQNPRND; this comes from the coding sequence ATGACCACGGCACCTCCCCTCCTGTCCCCTTCCCCTTCCCCTTCCCCTTCCCCTTCCCCTTCCCCTTCCCCTTCCCCGTCTGCCCCCGGTAGCCCCGCCTCGCGGGTCCGCGCCGGGCTGACCTTCGCCGGGATCGCGGCCGGCAACCTGCTCGTCCTGCTCGACACCTCGGTCCTGAACGTGGCCGTCCCGGACGTGCAGTCCTCGCTGCGCCCGGCCGCCGCCGCGCTGCCGTGGGCGGTGGACGCGTACACGGTGGTCTTCGCGGGGCTGCTGCTCGCGGGCGGGGTGGTCGCCGACCGGTGGGGCGCCCGGCGGGTGTACGGCTGGGCGCTGGGGCTGTTCGCCGTGCTGTCGGCGGTCTGCGCGGCGGCGCCCGGGATCGGGTGGCTGATCGGCGGGCGGGCGCTGCTGGGGGCGGCGGGGGCGGGGCTGGTGCCCGCCTCGCTGGCGCTGCTGATCCACCTGAACCCGGATCCGGGCCGCCGGACCAGGGCGATCGGCGCCTGGACGGCGCTCAGCGGCCTGGGCGCGGCGGCCGGCCCGGTGCTCGGCGGGGCGCTGGTCGAACTGGGCGGCTGGCGGCTGGCGTTCCTGGTGAACCCGCCGATCGCGCTGGCGGCGCTGCTGCTGGCCCGCAGGCTGCCCGCGCCGCCGGTCCGGGCGGTCCGCGCGCTGGACCGGCCGGGGCTGGCGCTGTGCACCGCCGGGCTCGGCCTGCTGACCTTCGGCCTGGTCGAGGCGGGCGCGGCGGGTTCCGGGGGCTGGGGCGGGCCGGCGGCGCTGGTGCCGGTCGGGGCGGCGCTGCTGTGCTTCGCCGCGCTGGCGGCGGTGGAGCGCCGGGCGGTCGCGCCGGTGCTGCCGCCGGCGCTGCTGGCCCTGCCGAGGGTGCGGGTGGCGATGGTCGCGGCGGCGGTGTCCTGCTTCGGGTACTTCGGCGGGCTGTACCTGTTCGCGGTGCGGCTCCAGCACGGCTACGGCCTGAGTCCGCTGGAGGCGGGGCTGGCCTCGCTGCCGATCGCCTTCCCGGTGTGCGTGATGCCGTTCTTCACCGGTCGGCTGGTGGCCCGGTACGGTCCGCGCCCGGTGCTGCTGGCCGGCATGTCGGCGGGGGTGCTGGCGGGGCTGCTGCTGACGCTGTGCGGCGGGCCGCACCCGCCGGTGCCGCTGCTGGTGGCGGCGGAGCTGGCGCTGGCCGCGACCGGCACCCTCTCGATCCCGGGGGCGGCGGCCGCGATGGCCGTCGCCGCCCCGCCGGAGTACGCGGCCACCGGCCAGGGCGCCCTGAACGGGGTCCGGCAGGCGGGGTCGGCGCTGGGGGTGGCGGTGCTCGGCGCCCTGGCGACGCTGCCGGCCGCGGGCTGGGTGCTGGCCGGCGTCGCGCTGCCCGCGGTGCTGCTGGTCTCCGGCCGGGGCCGCCCCCGGCGGGGAGGGGGGCCGCAAAACCCCCGAAACGACTGA
- a CDS encoding glycosyl hydrolase family 18 protein, with product MLERATPATESTPRRAPSRRRAGALVVAAAMTVGSTALALSLGSASAATVNLLANGDFESGSLSGWTCTNGSVVSTPVHGGSYALNGNATAADTGQCQQVVTVQPNTKYTLSGFLKGSYVYLGATGTGVNASTWTPGAANYTQLSTTFTTGASTTSVTVFTHGWYGTGAYQADDLVLSGPGTTTTTPSASASASQSASPSASASASTSASASTSASPSPSNSASSSPSGSASASPSGSPSSSSGTGNGPAGDGKITVPGGFAVTRTTANAVVLNWTASTDSTDNYVGYKVWSKGQLVGTSMGTSITVSSLLPSTSYTFTVQAYDKAGHASQQSAAVTTTTAAAPATAKPLKSAYFDQWSVYDAAYYPKNVNTSGAGAKLDVISYAFENIHPTNLNCFEAVKASDASHEDNPNAGDGAADAYADYQMDFSGAISVDGSADDWQQPLKGNFNQLRQLKAKNPNLRVTLSLGGWTYSKYFSDAAATDASRKKLVSSCIDMFLKGNLPTGVAGDASGGAASATGIFDGIDIDWEYPGSAGGHTGNHYSAADKQNFTALLAEFRSQLDSYGATLGKKFLLTAALPSGQDKIQYIETDKIGAYLDYADIMTYDMHGSWDATGPTNLQDPLHDSPADPTTPIAPGTAKYNVDTTLAAYTTGLPEYGIKGGFPSNKIILGIPFYFRGWTGVQAGDNYGLYQKATGATPAKPGSQEAGLASWRELTLTAQNTHWDPVTESTWVYDGTNFWTGDDPKAIQARAAYAKNKGLGGIFAFALENDDDSSTLLNTIYNSLG from the coding sequence ATGCTTGAACGGGCCACGCCCGCAACCGAGTCGACCCCGCGCCGGGCTCCGTCCCGCCGCCGGGCCGGCGCCCTCGTGGTGGCCGCCGCGATGACCGTCGGCTCCACGGCGCTCGCGCTCTCGCTCGGCTCCGCCTCGGCGGCCACCGTCAACCTGCTGGCCAACGGCGACTTCGAGTCCGGCTCGCTGAGCGGCTGGACCTGCACCAACGGCTCGGTGGTGAGCACCCCCGTGCACGGCGGGTCCTACGCGCTGAACGGCAACGCCACCGCCGCGGACACCGGCCAGTGCCAGCAGGTCGTCACCGTCCAGCCGAACACCAAGTACACGCTGTCGGGCTTCCTCAAGGGCAGCTACGTGTACCTGGGCGCCACCGGCACCGGCGTGAACGCGTCCACCTGGACGCCGGGCGCCGCCAACTACACCCAGCTGAGCACCACCTTCACCACCGGCGCGTCCACCACCTCGGTGACGGTGTTCACCCACGGCTGGTACGGCACCGGCGCGTACCAGGCGGACGACCTGGTGCTGAGCGGCCCCGGGACGACCACCACCACCCCGAGCGCCTCGGCCAGCGCCTCGCAGAGCGCCTCGCCCAGCGCGTCGGCCTCGGCCTCGACCTCCGCCTCGGCCTCGACCTCGGCCTCGCCGAGCCCGTCGAACTCGGCCTCGTCCAGCCCGTCCGGCTCGGCCTCCGCGTCGCCGTCCGGCAGCCCCAGCTCCAGCTCGGGCACCGGCAACGGCCCGGCCGGCGACGGCAAGATCACCGTCCCGGGCGGGTTCGCGGTCACCCGGACCACCGCCAACGCGGTGGTGCTGAACTGGACCGCGTCGACCGACTCGACCGACAACTACGTCGGCTACAAGGTCTGGTCGAAGGGCCAGCTGGTCGGCACCTCGATGGGCACCAGCATCACGGTCTCCTCGCTGCTGCCGAGCACCTCGTACACCTTCACCGTCCAGGCGTACGACAAGGCCGGGCACGCCTCGCAGCAGTCCGCCGCGGTGACCACCACCACCGCCGCCGCGCCCGCCACCGCCAAGCCGCTCAAGTCGGCGTACTTCGACCAGTGGTCGGTGTACGACGCCGCCTACTACCCGAAGAACGTGAACACCTCGGGCGCCGGCGCCAAGCTGGACGTCATCTCGTACGCGTTCGAGAACATCCACCCGACCAACCTCAACTGCTTCGAGGCCGTCAAGGCCTCCGACGCCAGCCACGAGGACAACCCGAACGCGGGCGACGGCGCGGCCGACGCGTACGCCGACTACCAGATGGACTTCTCCGGCGCCATCTCGGTCGACGGCTCCGCGGACGACTGGCAGCAGCCGCTGAAGGGCAACTTCAACCAGCTGCGCCAGCTCAAGGCGAAGAACCCGAACCTGCGGGTCACCCTCTCGCTGGGCGGCTGGACCTACTCCAAGTACTTCTCCGACGCGGCGGCCACCGACGCCTCGCGCAAGAAGCTGGTCTCGTCCTGCATCGACATGTTCCTCAAGGGCAACCTGCCGACCGGCGTCGCGGGTGACGCCTCCGGCGGCGCGGCCAGCGCCACCGGCATCTTCGACGGCATCGACATCGACTGGGAGTACCCGGGCTCGGCCGGCGGCCACACCGGCAACCACTACTCGGCGGCCGACAAGCAGAACTTCACCGCGCTGCTCGCCGAGTTCCGCAGCCAGCTCGACTCGTACGGCGCGACCCTCGGCAAGAAGTTCCTGCTGACCGCCGCCCTGCCGTCCGGCCAGGACAAGATCCAGTACATCGAGACCGACAAGATCGGCGCGTACCTGGACTACGCCGACATCATGACCTACGACATGCACGGCTCGTGGGACGCGACCGGCCCGACCAACCTCCAGGACCCGCTGCACGACAGCCCGGCCGACCCGACCACGCCGATCGCCCCCGGCACCGCCAAGTACAACGTGGACACCACGCTCGCCGCGTACACCACCGGCCTGCCGGAGTACGGGATCAAGGGCGGCTTCCCGTCCAACAAGATCATCCTCGGCATCCCGTTCTACTTCCGCGGCTGGACCGGCGTCCAGGCCGGTGACAACTACGGCCTCTACCAGAAGGCCACCGGCGCCACCCCCGCCAAGCCCGGCAGCCAGGAGGCCGGCCTGGCCAGCTGGCGCGAACTCACCCTCACCGCCCAGAACACCCACTGGGACCCGGTGACCGAGAGCACCTGGGTCTACGACGGCACCAACTTCTGGACCGGCGACGACCCGAAGGCCATCCAGGCCCGCGCCGCGTACGCCAAGAACAAGGGCCTGGGCGGCATCTTCGCCTTCGCCCTGGAGAACGACGACGACAGCTCGACCCTGCTGAACACCATCTACAACAGCCTGGGCTGA
- a CDS encoding HEAT repeat domain-containing protein, which yields MRTPEELHLVDWTALERGCGDGDPPELIRALYAADRDVVDAALDALFDSVLHRDAVYPAAVAAVPYVAHAAAHATHRRHVMLMFLSMAGGVQEQVWTEWEAEGGARVAEELPGLLHLLRDAEPEVRRQAVRAARRAAGESLPPAVAALAARLREDPSGRVRAEALMVLNRLEADPAGRLRAALADRSPAVRATAALCLLERARAPYPAALVDVLVVDAGDPEFRADWDGWFPGVGITEDRLERLLDADPAAGLAVAAGWIAAGDHESRGVRRALRVADTCRGRDAEIAALLLAALARRGGAGRMVDVLGGLADCVGRGVDPAPVVEAALPLLGSSDEATSRCAQGILAEAGDTRLLDLVPDPDPSALAVLAARTGDPALCRRVLRPEPVGTCCDSWHGSPRDVLLNALTPARAAPLLPDLVRLLRTSPSPQLAHALAGLDLADPEPVSELVALTGHANPVLARAAAVAAARLGADPEPALRLLAEGLAEGLAGSERHLADTALLGPVGAPLLPLVERYLTADHHARVRVDAAEALWRITGDGERAAPLLLAELGPSRHGVKALTLLRRTGRPLPPEQRALVARWPDASPAELRERNLLWGPEDDARMCEEVRLLRARQP from the coding sequence ATGAGGACACCCGAGGAACTGCACCTGGTCGACTGGACGGCCCTGGAGCGCGGTTGCGGAGACGGCGACCCGCCCGAGCTGATCCGGGCGCTGTACGCCGCGGACCGGGACGTGGTCGATGCGGCGCTGGACGCGCTGTTCGACAGCGTGCTGCACCGTGACGCCGTGTACCCGGCGGCGGTCGCCGCCGTCCCGTACGTGGCGCACGCCGCCGCGCACGCCACCCACCGGCGGCACGTCATGCTGATGTTCCTGTCCATGGCGGGCGGGGTGCAGGAACAGGTCTGGACCGAGTGGGAGGCGGAGGGCGGCGCCCGGGTCGCCGAGGAACTGCCCGGCCTGCTGCACCTGCTGCGGGACGCGGAGCCGGAGGTGCGGCGGCAGGCCGTGCGGGCGGCCCGGCGGGCGGCGGGGGAGTCGCTGCCGCCCGCGGTGGCGGCGCTGGCGGCCCGCCTGCGGGAGGATCCGTCCGGACGGGTGCGGGCCGAGGCGCTGATGGTGCTGAACCGCCTGGAGGCCGACCCGGCCGGGCGGCTGCGGGCGGCGCTGGCCGACCGGTCGCCCGCCGTCCGGGCCACCGCCGCGCTCTGCCTGCTGGAGCGGGCCCGGGCGCCGTACCCGGCCGCACTGGTGGACGTGCTCGTGGTGGACGCCGGTGATCCGGAGTTCCGGGCCGACTGGGACGGCTGGTTCCCCGGTGTCGGTATCACCGAGGACCGGCTGGAGCGGCTGCTCGACGCCGACCCGGCGGCCGGGCTCGCGGTCGCGGCGGGCTGGATCGCGGCCGGTGACCACGAGTCCCGCGGGGTCCGCCGCGCGCTGCGGGTGGCCGACACCTGCCGCGGCCGGGACGCCGAGATCGCCGCGCTGCTGCTCGCCGCCCTGGCGCGGCGGGGCGGGGCGGGACGGATGGTGGACGTCCTGGGCGGCCTCGCCGACTGCGTGGGGCGCGGCGTCGACCCGGCGCCGGTCGTCGAGGCGGCGCTGCCCCTCCTCGGCTCCTCCGACGAGGCGACCTCCCGGTGCGCCCAGGGGATCCTGGCCGAGGCCGGCGACACCCGGCTGCTCGACCTCGTCCCCGACCCCGACCCGTCCGCGCTCGCCGTGCTGGCCGCCCGCACCGGCGACCCCGCCCTGTGCCGCCGGGTCCTGCGGCCGGAGCCGGTCGGTACCTGCTGCGACAGCTGGCACGGCAGCCCCCGCGACGTGCTCCTGAACGCCCTCACCCCGGCGCGCGCCGCCCCGCTGCTGCCCGACCTGGTCCGGCTGCTGCGCACCTCGCCGAGCCCGCAGCTCGCCCACGCGCTCGCCGGGCTCGACCTCGCCGACCCCGAACCGGTCAGCGAGCTGGTCGCGTTGACCGGCCACGCGAACCCGGTGCTGGCGCGTGCCGCCGCCGTCGCCGCCGCCCGGCTCGGCGCCGACCCGGAGCCCGCGCTGCGGCTGCTCGCCGAGGGCCTCGCCGAGGGCCTCGCCGGGAGCGAGCGGCACCTGGCCGACACCGCCCTGCTCGGGCCGGTCGGCGCACCGCTGCTGCCGCTGGTGGAGCGCTACCTGACGGCCGACCACCACGCGCGGGTCCGGGTGGACGCCGCCGAGGCGCTGTGGCGGATCACGGGGGACGGGGAGCGGGCCGCCCCGCTGCTGCTCGCCGAACTCGGCCCGAGCCGCCACGGGGTGAAGGCGTTGACGCTGCTGCGCCGGACGGGTCGGCCGCTGCCGCCCGAGCAGCGGGCGCTGGTCGCGCGGTGGCCGGACGCGAGCCCGGCCGAGTTGCGGGAGCGGAACCTGCTCTGGGGTCCGGAGGATGACGCGCGGATGTGCGAGGAGGTCCGGCTGCTGCGCGCCCGGCAGCCCTGA